The stretch of DNA ACATTGATCGCTAATCCGGTCGCCGCGGAACCGGCCCCCGCGTCGGTTGCGGCTGCGCGGCCGGGAGAGCCCGCGCCGTCACGCCCCGTGCCGGCCGCGCCCCCTGTTCCCGAGCCGTCGGCGCGGAAGAGTTCTCCCGTGGAGTGGGTGCGGACGCTGCAATTGCTGCAGGATCGCGTGGCGGCCGGATCGCTGGCCGCTCACGAGAGCCAGCCCGTGCTGATCGCCCGGATCAACGCGGATCTCCTGAACGCGCCGCCCGAGGTCTGGGCCGACCGGCACAATCTCCGGTCCGCGATCACGTTCGCTCTCAGCGGCGGCGGCCCGGCCATCCTGCGGAACCTCACCGCTCGGGACGGAATCGGCGAGCCCGAATCGACGCTCGCGCGCGGCGCGCTCGCCTATATCGAGGGCCGGGAGGCCGAAGCGAATCGCCTGCTCAGGGATGTCGCCACGGCGGATCTGCCGCCGACGCTGGCGGCGGCGGTCGGGCTCACACAGGCGTCGCTCACGGTGACCGAGAACCCGATCCGGGCCATCACCCTGCTCGACGATGTCCGCTTGCTGCTGCCGGGGACCCTGGCGGAGGAAGGCGCCCTGCGCCGCGAGATCTTCGCCCTCGGGCAGCTCGGCAACCTGAAGAAGTTCGAGGCGTTGGCGATCCAATACCTGCGACGCTTCCCGCACTCGATCTATGCGGGCAATTTTCGGCAACGTCTCGCCTATCAATTGACCCAGTTCGATGTCGGACGGGATGAGGAGCGCTTCGCGGTCCTCAACAGGATCTTGAGCGAGCTCGGTCCGGAAAGCCGGCGGATCCTCTACCTGCTGATTGCCCGGACGGCGATCCAAGAGGGTAAGACGGCTTCGGCTCTACTGGCTGCCGACAAGGCCCTGGCGCTCTGCGCGCCCGGAAGCCCGGGGGCGATGCAGGGCCGGCTCTATCGGGCCGCCGCCGAGATCGTGGATCTCACGACGTTTCAATCCGGGCTCCAGGCGCTGAGGACCCTCGACAGGTCCAAGCTGACGGCCAGCGACATCGGGCTCCTCGATACGGCCCTGTCGATGGCCGAGGAGATCGGACGCGGGCTGACCGGCCGGCCCGGTCTGCCGGAGGCCGACATCGCCACCACGAAGCCGGCGCAGGCCGTCTCGAACTCTGCTGGCGAGCCCGCGAGCCTGATCCCGAAAGCGCAAGCCACGATCGACCGGATCGATCTGCTCCTCAGTAAGGCAAGCCCGTGACCTCGATCACCGCGACGGCTCAGAAGCCCAGTCCCAAACCCGATCGGGAGGTCGCATCGTCCCAAGCGGAGGGCGACCTCCAGAAGCCGCCGGCCTCGGAGCCGACGAGCCGCTTCGGAGCCATGATGCGTGCGGTCTCGAAAGTGGCTGCCACGCCTCGGTCCGAGACCGACGCGCCTGAGGCGGACGAGCCGGGTGGCGCGGTCGGCGAGGGGGAGGGGGCGGACGCCGCTTCAGAGGCGGTCTTTCCGTTTCCGCCTGGTCCAACCGATGCCACTGCGCTTCTCGCCAATATCCTGAGCGCAGCCCTCGCGACGGCCTCGCCGGCATCCGACACGGCAGACGGGACGCGCGCTCCGGTACCGCCCTCCGACACAGCGCGTTCCGGGGCACAGGGCGTCCCGATGGCGACCGGTACCGGCGCAACAGCCTTGCCCGAAGGTTCCGGATCCGCTCCGGACGTCAGGGTTGGGGTGAGCAGAACGGAGGCCGCGGGCGTAGCCCTGTCCGCCGAATCCGGTCTGGGCAGCCGGCCGAAAGTCACGGTGCTGGACCGTGCGGTTCACTTCAAGCCGGTCCGAACCGCCCTGGCGCAACGTCTTCCAACGCTTCCGGCCTCCCCAGCGCCGGCCCTTTCGGGCACCGCCGATGCCGCGACTCAATCCGACGCGACAGGGGTACCGGAGCCGATCGCCCTTCGGCTTCAGCCGGCCCCGGTCGGAGGAGCGGACGGCGTGGCCGACAAGCCGCAGCCGGGTCTGGTTGGCTTGCCAGTCCAACACGTCGAAGCGGCGGCGAACGTCGTGCCCCGTCTCCAAACCAAGCCGGCGACCCGCGCCACCGATGGGGCGGCTCGTACCGCTGCCACGGGGCTCGACAAGGACGACATCGCAGCTCGCGAGGACAGCCCGGCGCTCTTCGGGATCGCCAAGACGATCCTTGAAGCCACCGAGCGGCGCATGCAGGACAACAATCCCGCTCCGGGGGCGCAGGACCGATCTGGAACCGGCCCGTGCCTGCCCGCCGCGTCGCTGCCGACGATCGCGGCGGCGATCAAGGACGAGATCGACCGTGCGGGCTCGATCGGGTCGGAGACACGCGTCGCCGGCGACCCCGCCGTCAAGGCGACACCGGACGGGCCGCTGCGGACGCTCAGGATCCAGCTCAGGCCGGAGGAACTCGGGACCGTCACGGTGGAGCTGCGGCTCGCGAACGGTCAGCTCGAGACGCATCTGCGTGCCTCGCGGCCCGAGACGGCGGCGCTGCTGCACCGGGACTCGGCCATGCTGACCGACCTGCTCAAGCAGGCTCATTATCAACCGTCGGTCACCGTCAGTCAGAGCCGCCCGGCCGATGGGGGGACCTGGGCCGGAGGCGCGCCGTCACAGGGCCAAGCCTCCTTCGCCGACGGCGGTGCCCGACCCGGCCAAGGAGGGGATAGGCAGCGGCAGGCGGAGCAGCCCCTGCCCGCCGACAGACGGGAAGGAGAGCGGACGGATGAAACGGTACGTCCTCGCGACGGCGGCGTTTATCTGTAGCGCAGTCCCGGCGGCGGCGAATGTCTGCGAGGCCGAGATGGGTCGCGCCTCCGTGCAGTACGGCGTTCCACTCGGCGTGCTCTACGCTGTCGGCCTGACGGAAACAGGCAAGCGCGGTTCGCTCCAGCCCTACGCCATGAATATCGAAGGAGCCGCCTACTTCGCGACCGGGCCGAAGGACGTGATCGCCCACTTCACCGAGGCCCGCCGCAGGGGCGTGCGCCTGATCGACCTCGGCTGCATGCAGATCAACCACCACTACCATGGCGCAAAGTTCGGATCGATCGAGGCCATGATCGATCCGCGCGCGAATGTCGATTACGCCACGCAATTCCTCCGCGAGCTGAAGAAGCGGGAGGGCAGCTGGACGTTGGCGGTGGCGCGCTACCATGCCGGCTCGCACAACAACGCCGCCCAGAAGGTCTACATCTGCCGGGTGATGACCAACATGGTTGCCACGGGTTTCGGCCGGTGGACCCCAGCCGCCGCGCAGTTCTGCCGGTAACGTTGCGCGTCGGGGGCGGCGGCCGTGATCCCCGGGCGATGAAACCCCCGCCTCCGCAAGGGCGCAGGGTCGCAGAAGGTTGGCTTCGCAGACGATGTCGAACGTCGCCCGATAGCATCCAAGAGAGTCCAGACTTCGCGACGGTGACACGCGTCGAAAGACACTGAGAACCGCTCCTGTTCGTCACCCCGTCAGAGCCGGGTGAAACGACAACACGCGCGGGCCGACACGGTTCGGCGGCACGGGAGCCGCTGCGGCAGACGGGCTGCTCGGTCTCCGATGTGGCCCATGGGACTTGCGGACGACGCTCCATCGGCGCGGGCAGTTGCGGCTGTCTCAGCCCCCTCCCGTCCGCTGCCGTCCCGATCCTGATCCACGGCGACCCGAGACCGTCATAACCCGCGGCACGTGCCGTAGCTGACCTTGACCTCGTTGCGATCCTCGGGATTCAGCTGAGCCTCGACGAAATTCAATTTGTTGAGATCAATCAGCAAGAAGTAGACACCGTTCTGGCACTTGATTGCATTGCGCGGCGTGCGCTCATTCAACCGCGGGGATGCGGGTTGGCACTCGTAATAATCGGAGCGGCCAGCGGAGATCACGGTCAGCAGCCCGCCACTGGAGACGAGGGAAAACGTTCGGGGCTTGCGCGGCGCCTTCGCGCCCTCCGCGACGACCGCCACATCCAGACCGACCGACACGTCCTCCGTACAGGTCAACGGGCGGCGCAACTGAGAGGCCGCCGGCGCGATGCTCAGCAGGAGGAGCGCGCCAGCGAGCGCTACCCGTTTGGCGATCATCGGTGGGGCGCCCATGATTCGTGGGTAGTTTCTACCGGCAAGCTAGGCCGCTGTACGCGGGTGTAAATGCCGCAGGCCCGAGTAGAAGTGTCGATCAACAGATATGGCACTGCATTCGATGGCTTTGCGTCGGTGACGTCCGATCGAACGAGGCGCCGGAGCGGCATTCGGCCCTAAACTGCTACGGCCGGCCGCCGGTCACGGATCTGATTGCCCCTCGGCGGCGGTAGCCATCGCGAGCCGGGCGTCTCCGTGACCCGGCGACGGCCCAGGTGCCGGACCGCTTCCAAGCCGTCAGTCATCGGCCGAGTCATCGGACGTTTCCGGATTGTCATTGGCGGCGCCCGCCTCGCGTTTCGCGGCAATCTCCAGGCCGATCTCCAGCAGAAGCAAGCGCGAAAGGAGCTGCATCATCGGCGTGCCGTGCAACGACATCAGCCGATGTGCTCGGATCGCCGCGCGCGCCATGCGGTCGAAACCATCCTCGTTGGACATGGCGGCGGGGTCGCTCAGTTGAATGCGAGCATACAACCTCAAGGCTAGGCCTGAGTTCGGTCTCGGCCTTCGAAAGTGCGCTGCCACGCGCATCGATCCGGGCCGCCATTGCTGGCGACGCTCTTGTACAACCACAAGCCCCGATGCGCCCCGGCCGGACGTCCCGGAGACGCCGGGCCGGTGAGACGACGTCGATCCGCGCGCACGCGGTCTCGTTGCCCCGCGCTCGGCTCTACGGTGCGGGCGCTCCCGACGCGGCCGCATAGGTCGAGACGGAGGCCGGCAACTGCGCCGTCCCGTGCTGGGCCGAACGCGGGTTGCGCTTCTCGTAGAAGGCGTTGCCGCCAGCGACAGCCACGTAATGCATGTTGTTGTAGGGAAAGTGCCGGCCCGCGGTGTGGAAGTACATCGCCTTCCCGACCTTCGGGTGCCGCTCGCCAGCCAGGACGGCGTCGGCCGCATCGGCGACCTTCTGGAGGTCCTTGTCCTGCATCGGCTTGGTCAGGACACCCGGGGCGAACTGTCCCGGCTGGCCGACCACGGCGCAGATGCCGCCCGGGAAGATCGCGTTCTCCAGCCGGTTCATGACGACGGTGCCGACGGCGATCAGCCCATCCCCGTCGCTGCGGTTCGACTCGAAATACATGGCCCGGCCGAGACAATCGCGCTCGGCATCGCTGACGACCATCGGCGGCTTGTGGCCCGGAATCGACCCTGTCGTGAGCACCGGCGTGCCAGTATTGCAGGCACCCAGGGCGCAGGTCATCGCGATGACACCCAGGACAGGAGCAATCTTCGTCCTCTCGCTACCCTGCATGCATCTGCGCTCCATGCTCCTTCAGCCTCGATCCGCCATGCGGCGGCCGCGCTGCTCGGGCCGGCGCCCCTCACCGACCTAGTTTCGGTCAAGCTTGACCGCACGTTCGCGGCGATGATGTGGCGACGGAGGACCTGCATGGCTCAGGCCCCCGGCTCGGTCCGGCGGTCGAGGCGCGGGCACAGCACTGTCGTGCGCAGGCCACAGCGCTCGTGAACCGGGCCCGGCTCGTTGACCTGCTCCGGGCAGCCGACCGATGGTGGCCGCGACGGTTCCCTTCGGGGATCAAAAGGGAACGCGGTGCGGGTTCGACCCAAAACCGCGGCTGCCCCCGCAACTGTGAGCGGTGAGCCTTCGCGTCACCACGTCACTGGGTGGACGCGCCCGGGAAGACGACGCGAGGGCGGCGACCCGCGAGCCAGGAGACCTGCCGTCTGCCGTGGTCACACGCGAAGTCCGCCGGGCGGGGTGTCCCGGGGATGCCGGAGGCGGTCGCGGAAGCGGCCGGCACGGCCTCGTTCGCGGTGACGTGCCACTGCCGCCCGAGGTCCCGTGTCCCGTCCGTCCGCGCTTTCAGCCCTCGCTGCCTTCGCAGCGCTGACCTCCGCGACATCAGCCCAGGACCGGCCCGGCCTCGTCTCCGGCGCCGAGACGCAGCTCGAAGAAATCTCCGTGACCGCCGAGCCGACGGCCGCCACACGGCTCGGATTGTCGGCGAGTGCCGGCTATGTCGGCGGCACGACCGGGATCGGAGGCCCGCTGCTCCCCGTGGACTCGGCCAGCGCCGGCGTGATCACGGGCGCGCAGCTCAAAAGCCGGCCGGTGACGCGCCCCGGCGAGGCGCTGGAGGCGGTGCCGGGGCTGATCGTCACCCAGCATAGCGGGGAGGGGAAGGCCAACCAGTACTTCCTGCGCGGCTTCAACCTCGACCACGGCACCGACATCGCCATCAGCGTCGACGGCATGCCGGTGAACATGCGCACCCACGCCCACGGGCAGGGCTACGCCGACCTCAACTTCCTGATCCCGGAGCTCGTCGGCGCCGTGGAGTTCCACAAGGGGCCGTACTTCGTGCGCGACGGCGACTTCGCCTCCGCGGGCTCGGTGCGGATCGACTACCTCGACACGACCGCCAAGAACGTCGCCCTGACCTCGATCGGCTCGTTCGGCTACAAGCGGGCCCTGTCGATCACAACCGTGCCGCTCGGGGAGGGCAACCTCCTCCTGGCAGGCGAAGCCCAGGTCTACGATGGGCCCTGGGTGGTTCCGGACGCGCTGCGCAAAATCAACGGGGTGGCCCGCTACAGCCAGGGTACGGCGCTGGATGGGTTCTCGATCACCGGCATGGCCTACGCGGCCCGCTGGACCGCCACCAACCAGATCCCGGAGCGCGCCGTCGTCTCGGGCCAGCTCGGTCGATACGGGACGATCAACCCCACGGATGGGGGCAACACGAGCCGCTTCTCGCTCTCGGGGCGATTTAGCGCGACCGACGAGACCGGCGTGACGCGGGCCTCGGCCTACCTGATCCGCTATCAGATGAACCTGTTCAACGACTTCACCTACTTCCTCAACGATCCCGTCAGCGGCGACCAGTTCCACCAACTCGACCAGCGCATCCTCGGCGGCGGCGAGGTGCTGCACATCTTCCAGGGCGACCTGTTCGGCCGGCCGCTGGAGGTCGAAATCGGCGCGCAGACGCGAACGGATTCGATCCGGGTCGGCCTGTTCAACACCACCCTCCGGCAGTACCGCTCAGGCGTGCTCGACGACCGGGTGCTGGAATCGAGCGGCGCGCTGTACCTGGACACACGGGTGCGCTGGACCGAGTGGCTGCGCACGAGCGTGGGCGTGCGCGCCGACGGCTACTTCGCCGATATCCGCTCGGACACGCCGGCCAATTCGGGCAAGGCGACCGACGGGATCGTCAATCCGAAGCTCGGGCTCGTGCTCGGTCCGTGGTTCGACACCGAGCTCTACATGAATTACGGCGGCGGCTTCCACTCGAACGACGCGCGCGGCGTCACCGCCACGGTGGATCCCGCGAGCCCCCTGTTCACCCTCACCCGCTCGCCGTTCCTGGTGCCGTCCACGGGCTACGAGGTGGGCCTGCGCAACCGCTCGCTCAGCGGGCTTGAGACGAGCCTCGCCCTGTTCCGGCTCGACTTCGCGTCCGAGAACATCTTCCAGGGCGATACCGGCACCACGGAGCCGAGCCGCCCGACCCGGCGCTTCGGGGTCGAGTGGACGAACCGCTACGCGGTGACGCCCTGGCTCGCGCTGGAGGGCGATCTGACGATCACCAACGCCCGGTTCTCCAGCTATGACCCGGTGGGCAACCGGGTCCCGGAGGCCCCCACCACCATCGCGTCGGCCGGCGTGACGTTCGGCGAGCCGCTCGGCTGGTTCGGATCGTTGCGATTGCGCTATTTCGGGCCCCGGCCGCTGATCGAGGACAATGCGATCCGCTCGCGGGCGACCGCGCTCGTCAACGGCCGGATCGGCTACGCCTTCGACAACGGCCTCAGCGTCTCGCTGGATGTGCTGAACCTGACCAACAGCAAGTCCGACCAGATCACCTACGCGTATGTCGCGCGGCTGCCCGGCGAGCCGGCCGAGGGGCTGATCGACCGGGTGTTCCACCCGGTGGAGCCCACGGCCGTGCGCCTGACCATCGCGGGCCGCTTCTGAGGGCCTGTCTGGCCGCGAGGAGCCCGGTCGCACGGGCTCTGGCGGGGCGCGGCTTCAGTGCTGGCCCTGGCCGGCGGCCAGGATGGTGACGCCCACGGCGATCACCGCGATGCCCGCCAGCATCGTCGGGCTGATCGCCTCGCCGTAGAGCCACGCGCCGCCGAGCGCCGCGCCGATCATGCCGACGCCTGACCAGATCGCGTAGACGACGCCGATCGGCAGCATGTCCATGCTGGTCGACATCAGCCACAGGGCGGTGCCGTAGCCGACCGCCACGATCAGCGTCGGCCCCGGCCGCGTCAGGCCGTCGGCTGCCTTCAGCGCCAGGGTGGCGGTGACCTCCGCGCCGATGGCGAGCCCGAGGATCAGGTACGGATTCATGGGACGGCGAACTTTCGGGCTGGGCGGGCTTCGCGGACCGGGCGGTGGGGGCGGGTCGGAACCGGTTTCGAATCGGATGCCCGAGCAGACGACGCGTCGCGACCGCGGTCCGTGTCTGCGCCGGATCGGCCCAGATCATCGGCGGTCGCCGCCGATCACATCGCCACAGAATCCTTGAACATTTCAGAACCGGCGCCGCTCCCTATCTCTCCGCATGACCGGGCGACGCTGTCGGAGGCTCCTGCCGCGACCGCGGCGCCGGCAGAGCCACGGCCCGGTTGAGGCTTTCGTTAAGGCCTCCTGATCATCTTGCTGATCATCGTGGCCGCGCGCTGCCGCCTGGGCGGCCCACGACAGCGGCGATTCAGAGCAGCACAGCCCCAGCATGACCGCGTCCCCGGCGATCCCGGTTTCTCCGGCCCCCACACGCCGGGGCCGACGCTGGGCCGTGACCGCGGCCCTCGGCACCGCCGCCGTGGCGGGCAGCGCCTGGACGGCGGCCGCGCTGATCAACGTCCCCGATCCCGTCACGCTCGCGGCGCTCGCGGTCATCGAGCCTTCTGCGATCGGCACGTGGTTCCCGAGCCGGGTCGTTCAGGCTCCCGCGCGGGCGAGCGACCTGCCGTCCCGGCCGCGCCCAATCCTCGACCACGTCGCCTGGAAGGGCCGCACGGTCCCGCTCATGGACATGCTGGCGGCGACCCATACCAATGCCTTCCTGGTGGTGCAGGACGGCGACCTGGTCCACGAGTGGCAGCGCCCCGGCACCGGGCCGGCGACGCTGTTCCCGTCCTGGTCGGTGGCGAAGTCGATCGTCTCGCTGCTGGTCGGCGTCGCGGTGGCGCGGGGCCAGCTCGCGGAGACCGACCGCGTCTCCACCCTGCTGCCCGACCTGAAGAACGGCGCGGTCTTCGGCCAGATCACCGTGCGCAACCTCCTCGACATGGCGAGCGGGATCGCCGTGCCGGAGAACTACGATCCCCGCCACCCCCTGACCGGCACCGCCGGGATGTACCTGACCCGGGACATCGCGGGCTTCGTGCGCGACAACGCGCATCTGGCGTTCAAGCCCGGCAGCCAGGGCCGCTACCGCAGCATCGACACCGAGTTGCTCGGCTTGATCCTGGCCCGGGTCGAGGGCAAGCCGCTGGCCGACATCCTCTCGGAGCGGATCTGGAAGCCGATGGGTGCCCAGGCCGACGCCACGTGGAATCTCGACCGGCCCGGCGGCCTCGAGAAGGCGTTCTGCTGCATCAACGCGACCGCCCGCGACTTCGCCCGCCTCGGCCTGCTGGTGGCTGACCAGGGCCGGGCGGGCAGAAACCGCATCATCCCGGCCCGCTGGATCGACCGGATCCTGACGCCGGCCCGGCGCGCGGTCGACGGCTGGCAGTACTCGGCCCAGTGGTGGCACGCCCCCGGCGGCA from Methylobacterium sp. PvR107 encodes:
- a CDS encoding chemotaxis protein codes for the protein MRVTRIGRGLPAVLGLLATLIANPVAAEPAPASVAAARPGEPAPSRPVPAAPPVPEPSARKSSPVEWVRTLQLLQDRVAAGSLAAHESQPVLIARINADLLNAPPEVWADRHNLRSAITFALSGGGPAILRNLTARDGIGEPESTLARGALAYIEGREAEANRLLRDVATADLPPTLAAAVGLTQASLTVTENPIRAITLLDDVRLLLPGTLAEEGALRREIFALGQLGNLKKFEALAIQYLRRFPHSIYAGNFRQRLAYQLTQFDVGRDEERFAVLNRILSELGPESRRILYLLIARTAIQEGKTASALLAADKALALCAPGSPGAMQGRLYRAAAEIVDLTTFQSGLQALRTLDRSKLTASDIGLLDTALSMAEEIGRGLTGRPGLPEADIATTKPAQAVSNSAGEPASLIPKAQATIDRIDLLLSKASP
- a CDS encoding flagellar hook-length control protein FliK, which produces MADKPQPGLVGLPVQHVEAAANVVPRLQTKPATRATDGAARTAATGLDKDDIAAREDSPALFGIAKTILEATERRMQDNNPAPGAQDRSGTGPCLPAASLPTIAAAIKDEIDRAGSIGSETRVAGDPAVKATPDGPLRTLRIQLRPEELGTVTVELRLANGQLETHLRASRPETAALLHRDSAMLTDLLKQAHYQPSVTVSQSRPADGGTWAGGAPSQGQASFADGGARPGQGGDRQRQAEQPLPADRREGERTDETVRPRDGGVYL
- a CDS encoding transglycosylase SLT domain-containing protein translates to MKRYVLATAAFICSAVPAAANVCEAEMGRASVQYGVPLGVLYAVGLTETGKRGSLQPYAMNIEGAAYFATGPKDVIAHFTEARRRGVRLIDLGCMQINHHYHGAKFGSIEAMIDPRANVDYATQFLRELKKREGSWTLAVARYHAGSHNNAAQKVYICRVMTNMVATGFGRWTPAAAQFCR
- a CDS encoding cell wall hydrolase, translating into MQGSERTKIAPVLGVIAMTCALGACNTGTPVLTTGSIPGHKPPMVVSDAERDCLGRAMYFESNRSDGDGLIAVGTVVMNRLENAIFPGGICAVVGQPGQFAPGVLTKPMQDKDLQKVADAADAVLAGERHPKVGKAMYFHTAGRHFPYNNMHYVAVAGGNAFYEKRNPRSAQHGTAQLPASVSTYAAASGAPAP
- a CDS encoding TonB-dependent receptor, with amino-acid sequence MSRPSALSALAAFAALTSATSAQDRPGLVSGAETQLEEISVTAEPTAATRLGLSASAGYVGGTTGIGGPLLPVDSASAGVITGAQLKSRPVTRPGEALEAVPGLIVTQHSGEGKANQYFLRGFNLDHGTDIAISVDGMPVNMRTHAHGQGYADLNFLIPELVGAVEFHKGPYFVRDGDFASAGSVRIDYLDTTAKNVALTSIGSFGYKRALSITTVPLGEGNLLLAGEAQVYDGPWVVPDALRKINGVARYSQGTALDGFSITGMAYAARWTATNQIPERAVVSGQLGRYGTINPTDGGNTSRFSLSGRFSATDETGVTRASAYLIRYQMNLFNDFTYFLNDPVSGDQFHQLDQRILGGGEVLHIFQGDLFGRPLEVEIGAQTRTDSIRVGLFNTTLRQYRSGVLDDRVLESSGALYLDTRVRWTEWLRTSVGVRADGYFADIRSDTPANSGKATDGIVNPKLGLVLGPWFDTELYMNYGGGFHSNDARGVTATVDPASPLFTLTRSPFLVPSTGYEVGLRNRSLSGLETSLALFRLDFASENIFQGDTGTTEPSRPTRRFGVEWTNRYAVTPWLALEGDLTITNARFSSYDPVGNRVPEAPTTIASAGVTFGEPLGWFGSLRLRYFGPRPLIEDNAIRSRATALVNGRIGYAFDNGLSVSLDVLNLTNSKSDQITYAYVARLPGEPAEGLIDRVFHPVEPTAVRLTIAGRF
- a CDS encoding DMT family transporter; this translates as MNPYLILGLAIGAEVTATLALKAADGLTRPGPTLIVAVGYGTALWLMSTSMDMLPIGVVYAIWSGVGMIGAALGGAWLYGEAISPTMLAGIAVIAVGVTILAAGQGQH
- a CDS encoding serine hydrolase, translated to MTASPAIPVSPAPTRRGRRWAVTAALGTAAVAGSAWTAAALINVPDPVTLAALAVIEPSAIGTWFPSRVVQAPARASDLPSRPRPILDHVAWKGRTVPLMDMLAATHTNAFLVVQDGDLVHEWQRPGTGPATLFPSWSVAKSIVSLLVGVAVARGQLAETDRVSTLLPDLKNGAVFGQITVRNLLDMASGIAVPENYDPRHPLTGTAGMYLTRDIAGFVRDNAHLAFKPGSQGRYRSIDTELLGLILARVEGKPLADILSERIWKPMGAQADATWNLDRPGGLEKAFCCINATARDFARLGLLVADQGRAGRNRIIPARWIDRILTPARRAVDGWQYSAQWWHAPGGSDSDISAIGVYGQYIYVNQETGTVIVKLSDHGAEQDEVDTLSVMQAISADLAAGRAATARQEP